GCAAAAACAGCACTCCAACAAACGCCGTGTTCTTCATTAATCAGATTTCGGGTGGTATTAGTAGGGGTATTATGTTCGTTAGCAACTATGTTCATAAATGTGCTCTTAATTAAGGTTAATAGGGTCCGCATGGGCGGAGGAATAAAATAAATTTCACATAGGCATACTAAAAATTGTGGGTGTAAAGGTCAGTGCGCTGCCGCACGTAAGCAGGTGTCAGCATTACCAGAAAAACGGGGGGCAAAGATCTGAATGAACTTCATAAGGAATATTATTTTTTTGATGTTAAATTTATTTAAAAATCAATGTATATCTAAGTTTTATTAGTTATTGCATCTGGCAATAAAAAAGCTGGCAAAAAGTTATTTCGCCAGCTTCGGTTAAAAACCGCATGAAAATTCAGATGGATTACATTTTTTTATCTAAATTTTCTGCTGCTTGCAAATGCTTTCTTAGAACCGGTAAGGTTTTATTTGCAAAGGCGCGAATATCAGCATCTTTGGTATCTTTTGCTGTAGTTTCACATAACTCTATTGCATCTTTATGACCTTTTACCATGTTATCTGCATAGTTATCATCAAAATCTTTTGCGTCTTCTTTTTGAAGTTTTTCCAACATTTTTTGATGTTTATCATCTAAGGCAGTAGGTAAGGTCACTGATTTTTTCATCGCTAACGCTTTTAACTCGTTATTGTTGTCGGCATGGTCAGTGGTCATCATTTTTCCAAACGATTTAGTTTCGGCATTAACACCACGCGTGACAGCAACGTTGCCTGCTTTAACTTCATAAAGACCAATTTGTGCGGCTTTTTCAAAAAACATTTTATCGTTTGCTGACAGGGCTGGAGCTTTGGAAGCTTTCATATTATTGTTAACGTTGCTACCGGTGTTATTGGGGCCGCTATTGCTATTAGTAACGCCTGTATTGTTAGTACGGCTACTGTTGGCGTCGCTGCTTTTATCTAGCATATCGGCAAATACATAACCGGCCATAGAAGTGGTAGCAATACACAGAATAAAAGAACTCTTTCGAATAAATCTTTTCATAAAATAACTCCTAAAGATGTTGTGAAATTAATTTCTTCGTTTTTTAAATATTTGTCGAATATTTTATTAATTATTTAGGTTTAAGATTATCAAAATTATTCAACAAATTAGTTTGCGCACATAAATTAATTACGCTTTTTCTTCTCTTTGCCAATGTCTATGTTTGGCAATCGCGCTAATAAATTCTTTACTTATTTGACTGGCTGCAGCAGTTGTACCCACGATCAGACCGGGGTCATCATCGGAGTCGGTGGCGACATTGGTACGTTTTATCAATTCATAGCCTTCACCATTACAAGCAATGGTTTTGCAATGCTTATAAGCATCATTAATAAAATCGCGCGTGTCGTTTTCTTTGCTCAGCGCAGCAATACTTTTTGCGCCGCCGGGTATATAAACAGCATCGAAAAGGACAGAACTGGTAGTTAATAAACTATGATCAACTAAAATTTCTGTGCCATCCATGCCGGTTATGCTGCCACCATGAGGCGCAATAATTTTTGTTTGAGCACCGGCTGCACTCAGCGCTTTTTGCATCGTTAACAGCGTAGTTTCATTAACTCCGTTAGCTGCTAAAATTGCAATTTTACGAGTATGAATATTATCTAGCGCTTGCTTGGCCATGCTTAGCGCAGGTGATGGCGTAATAGCTTTATTAATTGCTTTGGGTTGATAATCTTTTGGATTGCCATCGGCAGGAATGCTTCTATTAAGTGGCAGTTCGATTTTTACAGAAGGAGAAATACCTAAACCCGCTGCTACGCGAGCGCTTAAGTTTTTATCAATATGAGCTAACATTCCTACCATACGCTCACGAATAGCAGGTGTTTCTACTTTGCCTAATTCAAATTGCAATGCTTTTACCATATGTTGTTGTTCCCAATCAGCTTGACTGTGGAAAAACATCGCGGCTTGGCTAAAGTGATCAAAAAATTTCTCACTTCGCTGGTGAGTTTTTTGAGCATTAATTTTTTCGGGGTGACTCACAAAACCGCTCATATCGACACCGGCTTGCATAGGGCAACCGCCGCCTAAGCTATTGGGGGAATAATTTGCGCGGCCTTTATTAATAGTTTGGCGCATCAGCCCATCGCGCTGATTGTTATGTACTGGCGCAATTGAGCGGTTAATAGGAATTTCATGAAAATTGGGACCGCCTAAACGCAATAGTTGAGTGTCGGTATAGGAAAATAAACGGCCTTGAAGTAGGGGGTCGTTAGTAAAATCAATCCCAGGAACGATATGACCCGGATGAAATGCCACTTGTTCGGTTTCAGCGAAGAAATTATCTGGATTACGATTTAGCACCATTTTGCCAATGCGTTGAACTGGCACTAATTCTTCCGGAACTAATTTGGTGGGGTCTAACAAATCGAAATCAAAAAGATGTTCATCTTTTTCTTCAATAATTTGTACGCCGAATTCCCATTCAGGAAAATCGCCATTTTCAATTGCTTCTGCTAAATCACGACGATGAAAATCTGAATCTTTGCCTGAAATTTTTTGTGCTTCATCCCATACGACAGAATGTATGCCTAATAAAGGTTTCCAATGAAATTTTACAAAACGAGATTTTCCAGCGGCTGTGATCAAACGAAAGGTATGTACTCCAAAACCTTCCATCATTCGATAGCTACGCGGAATAGCGCGGTCGGACATCGTCCACATAATCATATGCATGGATTCCGGCATCAAAGAAATAAAATCCCAAAAAGTATCATGTGCAGAAGCCGCTTGTGGAATTTCTTTATCAGCCTCTGGTTTAGCGGCATGAATTAAATCAGGAAATTTAGTGGCATCTTGAATAAAAAAAACAGGCATATTATTGCCAACCAAATCGTAATTGCCTTCGGCAGTATAAAATTTTACTGAAAAACCTCTTACGTCACGCGCGAGATCGGTAGAACCGCGTGAACCTAACACAGTTGAAAATCGCACAAATACAGGTGTTTGCACGGCAGGATCTTGTAAAAAACCTGCTTTAGTTAAATGTGCTTGTGATTCATATACTTGAAAATAACCATGCGCTGCCGCACCTCGTGCATGTACCACACGTTCTGGAATGCGTTCATGATCGAAATGTGTGATTTTTTCACGAAGAATAAAGTCTTCTAATAAAGTCGGCCCGCGTTCACCTGCTTTTAAGGAATTTTGATCATCATTAATGCGCAAACCTTGATCGGTCGTAAGGTATTGTTCAGTGCCATCTTCTTTAAATGGCGTTAAATCAGCTTGTTTTAGATTTTTATCTTGTGGTTTGGACTTTTTCATGTGGACATCTCAAAATAAGAAGTAGGGCAAGATTGAAGCGTTCAGAGCAAAGGATCTGTGCGGGAACGCACGAAAAGTTATTTTGAGTTTGTTTTGCTAAATTTATATTTATACCAATTTACTAGGCTCTGCGCCTGGTCTGCGCCGGTATTAAAATGGCTGGTAATAAATACGTTGTATTTTTCGATTTATAGATAAGCATGGAAGAAATAGTAAGTGATACTATTTCCTCCATAGTTTTTTGCATGAAACTTTATTTATAATAAAATTTACATTATTGCCGCGCTCATTTTGCGGCAGCTGTCTGCACACGCTTTGCAAGCGACCACACAGGCTTCCATATCACCGACTTCATCACAGCTAGCTGCACACGCATCACATATCTTCGCGCAAATAGCACAAATGTCTTTATGAAAAGCAGAACCGCTTAACATGAAATGGGTGGATGTTTCGCAGATTTCTGCACAATTCATTAACAAGCGAAAATGTGCGGGTTCTACATGTTTATCTCCGACCGCTAAGCAATGCATCATCGCGGTATGTAAACAGGTTTGATGACAATTGTTACAAGCCTCAATACATGCCTGCATGTCTTTATTAATGTGGCGATCATGAGCTAGGTTGTTCATATTCATAAGATTCTCCAGATTTCTGATATAAGTTAGTAAATATAAATACAGCATCTTTAATGTATATTTTAGGATTCATTATTTCTGTTCGTTGAAACGCTTAAATAATTAAACAACATGAACTTTTACCAGCCGGAAAACCACTTAAATTATTAGTTATAAAAAAATAGGAATTAAAAAAGCCCGCGGGGAAGCGAGCTTTTTAATGAGAAAGTAGTTAATAAATAGATTAAATTTTTCTACGTATTAACAACAGAGCGCCACCTATGGCAATGGCACCAATACCTGCCCATACAGGTACATTGACTCGTTCTTTATCATCAATAGCAATGCTGACAGGCCCTACATCCGCTTTATGAGTTTCTTTGGTATAAGTAAAACCACCATAAACCAATGCTAAAGTACCGGCAATTATTAGTAAAATAGCAATAATTTTCTGTGCGCTCATATTAATTCCTCTTAATTTTTTTTAAACGTATTTTTTGAAATTACACTCTTCGGCCTTGGATGAGGCGCACTACTATTACGATAATAGCTAATACTAAAAGGATGTGAATAAAGCCGCCAACAGTGTAAGAGGTGACTAAGCCTAATAACCACAGAACCAATAAAATAACTGCAATAGTTTCTAACATGATAGAACTCCTTCGTTTTAATGAATAATCAGTAAGAAGAAGCTTAATTTAGCTTTGTAAGTGAATCTGTGCGTTATCGCACCTAAGTGTGTTTTTTATAGATAGTCAAAAACAGCTAATAGGGTACTCATGCTTCGAAGTATCGTTTATAGAAAGTGTTTTTTATGTTGTTTTCGTCATGGTTTGAAAATTTTATAATTTTAGTGGTTCGTTAATTATAATGCTTTTATGTTTATGAAAGAATAAGTGCCTCATTAATAAAAAAGCAGTCATTTTTACAAAATGACTGCTTTTAAGGGTAGATACAAAAATATATTTAGAATTTAAAAAACGCACCTATGCTGGCTACATCAAGATTATATTTTTGATCTAAATTGCCGCCATTTGCATCTTCATCTAGGTCTAGTTTATAGCGTTCGATTTCTAAACGAAGTGCTACTCTTTCGTTAAAATGGATATTCATCCCCGTGCCATAAAAGCGATCATTACCGCTAATATCGTCGCTATAGGTATTGAAATATTTTACGTCATTATTCCAGTGAAATTTTCCACCTTTGACAAAAGCTTCATACTTGTCAGCTACCGGTAAAAAATCCGATAACGACATATAGCCAACAGCAGCTACCGTCAAAGCAGTTAGTTCTGAGGAATAGCCTGATGATTCAGAAGATCCAAAATCACTCAACGCAGCTTCTATGCCGAAATAATCTTTGAGTTTGATTCCTCCAAAACCTTTAATGGCGATGTCCTTATCATCAAAATCAGATTTAGAGACACGAGTATGGCCTACGGCGCCACCAGCATAAAATTCTGCTGCTTGAACGTTGAAAGAAAAAAGTCCTAATAAACCAACACAGAATCCCATATTTAAGAAACGACTGGTTTTGGAGGTGAGAAGTATTAAATTCATATATAAACCTCTTAATTTGTTGTAGATAAAAATATTTCAGATTTGATCTTAACTTATTGTCAATATGGTTCTGTGCGGTTGCGCACCGACTAAAGAAGTATGAAAACATATCACACAAAAAAATGCCATCTGGTGATAACCAGATGGCATTGTGTTGTTTAGAGCAGATCTTTGCTAAAGATTTATAAATGATAGTTGTTTAAAGAATTAACGTTGACCGCGGTCTTGTTGGTTTTGGCCTTGCCCTGGGCGCTTACCTTGGTCTTGACGTTGAGCTTGACGTTCGCTTTCAGCTTGGTTGTCATCTTGATTTTCATCTTGGCTTTCATCTTGGTCAGCAGCATTAAGTTCATAACGACGTGGAGATTCTTCTTGTGAATCATTATCTACATTATTTTTTTGAAAGCTTTTATCTTGATTTTGGCCTAATTCAATATCTTGTGAAAATTTGTCATTACGATTTTTGGTTGGACGTGCGAAACCGTCTGCAAAATCATCGCTTTGATCGTCACGGGGGGTAACGTTAAAACCTTCTTGACGGTTTTTTTCCTGTTGATCAAAATTTGTTTTATCGACACCAGAGTGTTGATCCCGTTTGCTAGAATCTGATTTAGAATCTTGGTTATTGTGATCCGCATTTTGGTTTTGGCTTTTGTTGCTCTTATCACTACCTTTGTTATCCGTAGATGATGGATTTCTCGTGTTGTTATTCATGATAATTACCTCTGTTGTAAATTTAGGCACTTGGCATATGCTAAGTGTGTAGGCTTAGAGTAATTATTGTAGATTCACTTGTGCGTGCGTTATGTAACTTAAACTGAAAATAAATTCATCTTGTGAGTTACATTAGGTGCGATGACGCACAGAAGGATTGGCTCTAGGCTATTAATATGAAGCTGTAAATATTATAGTTTTTTTATTACTAGGAGATTACCATGGACAATAAATCAAATACTTTTCCACATGATATAAGTTCATCAGCAAAATCTGCTGTTTCTAATGCATCTATTAGTCGTCAAGCTAATAATGTGAAACAGTCGGTAAGTTCTTTAGCCAGCAGCTCGCGTTCACGCATATCAGAAGAATTTCATAATTTTCTGGCGGATATCGAAGAGCTGATTACTCAAACCACTTCTTTATCAGGTGAAGATTTAGCGCGTGCTAAAGAAAAACTGAATGAGCGTGTAGAAATGGCACGTGAATCTTTAGACGATATGGGCGGTGTTATTGCGCAACGTGCTCGTCAAACAGCGGCAGCTACAGATAATTATGTACGTGATCAACCGTGGACTGCGATCGGTATTGGCGCTGCATTGGGCGTAATACTGGGCGTTGTTTTAGCGCGTCGTCAATAAACTAGAGGATGCTGATATGACTTGGGTACCCCCAGTGACTAATGGAAGCCATTATGAACCATTACCCCACATACAGTCAGCTTCTAGAGGCGTAAATCCGCTGGATGCAATTCGTATATTGCGTTCAGCGGGTGGAGCCCTTATAGGGCAGATCTCTTTGTATGGGCAGCTTGCAGAAGTAGAGTGGGCAGAAGAGAAAGAGCGTCTTTTCAAAATGGGTTTAATACTCTTAGGAGGTTTAGCTTGTTTATTGTGCGCTATGCTGTTCGTAGGTGTAGTAGTTTTAATGTTAAGTTGGAATACCGAATATCGTCTAATAGCAGGGGTTAGTTTAATCTTTGTGTATTTAGCCGGCTTAGGCGTTGCCTATAAATATTTTAATTCTTGCTTAAAAAGATCAGTGCGTGCGTTTTCGGCCACACGTGAAGAAATTGCAGCGGATATTGAAATGCTTAGGAGTAAAGTATGACTACATTTACTAACCAATCATTGGCTGAGCAACGTAAAACTTTACGTGAACGGTTGCTCACTCAACGTCAATTAATTGCGCAGCAGATTCAAAAGCCTGCACGTACTGCTCCTGGAAATATGCGCAGTATGACTATGCGTTTATTAACGCGTAAACCTGCATTAACCACTGGTATTGTGTCAGGGTTAAGTACATTTTTAGTGCCAGGAAAGTTATTAAAATCCGTAAGTGTCATTATTGCCATTACAAAATTTATACAAGCCAGTAAAAGAAGTAGCTCCACATCTGATAATGCTAGCGTACAAGAAGACTATTAAATAATATAGCAACAGTTTTATTAAAACTGTTGCTATCTTTTCAAGCATGTATCTGGTTATTTATTTGGATCGTTAAAACGGTTTAAGCGGCTGCTTTTTAAAACAATCAAACCTAAAATAATAGCTGCAACTGCAATCAACCATTCAGTCGGAATATTAAGTAATGTGCCTGCGTAAATTAACCCGCTTATAAAAATGAGCGCGCCAATAATATATAAGTAATATGGCATGTGTTTACCTATCTGGAATATGTGGCTATGAAAACGAGATAAAATAAGGCAGGAAATATTTTCCTGCCTTATTAACGAGCGCTTTACTTAGTGACAGGCTTGTGGATCAAGTCACTTTTAACATCTTTAACGCCTTTAACATTCTTTGCGACTTGAACGGCTTTATCTATTTGCCATTTTGAATCAACAAAACCTGCTAATTGCACATTGCCATTAAAAGTAGTGACGCTAATGTCAAAAGAATTAACATCTTTTTCAGCTAATAAAGCGCTTTTGACTTTTGCAGTAATGCCCACATCAGTCATAACTTCGCCATTTTTTTGATCATTTTCGGCATTATTTTTGTCATATTTAGAAGTGTTCGTGCAAGCACTCAATAAACCGACGCTGCTAATAATGAAAATGCCAGCTAATAATTTATTAATCTTCATAATTTTATTTCCTTAGGTTTTTAAAATATGCGGATCGCATACCCTAGTATTGAATACCCCCTTATAACATTCTGTTCGATATCGAACATATGATTTAAGGTCAGTATTTTAATGGCGCTGCTAGCTCTTTCTATTTATTGGAGGTGAGGTTATTCAATTGTACGCTTTTCACACCTTGTACATTTTTGGTCAATTCTATGGCTAACGCACGTTCTGCGCCGCTATCCAGTGTGCCGGTAAGGGTAACCACTGCCTGGTCTGTAGTAACCGTTATGTTACTGCTATTGATATTACTGGAATATAACAGGGTAGATATTACTTTGGCAGTAATCCATCCGTCGTTAACGTTATATTTAACTTCAGTGGCAGCAGCTTCAAGTTTATTAGTAAAGGAATTGCTACCGATTAGCAATTGATTATTAACGGAGATAACACCCTTCGTGTTTTTAGCCAAATTTTCAGCAAGGGTTTTGGCTTCAGCGCTGTTGGCCCGACCACGTAAAGTAACTTTTCCGAATAAGGTGTCTACATTGATTTCTGTGCTATCCGTATATCGACTCCAAATGAGTTTGGATTTTATAGTAGTTGTGATAGTAGTATCGTCAATGATTTGACCATAACTCCGCTCTGATGGATTGAGCGCAGGTTTGTAGTTCTCTTGAACCATGAGTCTATTGTCGACGGTTCTGATGCCTTTTACCCCTAAGGCTATTTGTTCTGCTAAGTCTTTATTAATGTCTTCATTAACTATGCCCGTTATAGTGGCTTTGCCATCCCGAACAAACACTTTTATATCTTGTGTGTGTAAATAAGGATTTAATGCATAGGTTGTCCAAATTTGGCTTTCTTGACGTGCATCAATCACCTCTTGACTCATTTTATTTTCAGCAATGGAGGTGCTGCTTATGGCCATTAGGAACAAGACGCTAATAGACACGCTACAAGCTATTATTAATTTTCGAAATGTATTATAGAAATACATAGCTTCTCCTTGATATAAATATTTTGTGTTATTAATTCAAAGCGCTTATATAAATAATTTAAAATCGAAAAATAGGAAAAACCTACTGCTTGCAAGGCAAGCAGTAGGTTTAGGACGTAATTTTAATATTGATTTTTTTTAAAGAAATCTTCGACTTGTTTTTCTGCATCTTCACGTGATAAGGCATAACGTTCTTGAACTAGACCAGCCAGTTTTTGACCATTGCCTTCAATTTGCAATAACTCATCATCCGTTAACTTGCCCCAAGCAACTTTCGCATCGCCTGCATATTGCTTCCATTTTGCTTTTACTTGATCGCCATTTAAAATATTCATAATTAGATCTCCAGGTTGAAAGTGTTTAAATGGTTGCTCGCTCCACAGCGAGTTTCCATGAAACCATATTTGCGATTTTGGTGAAATTTTTCTGTGCGATGTCGCACGTATCACTGGGGAGAAGATTTTTTTAATAGAACGAACAAATATAAGAAGTAAAACGGGGAGGCAGGCTGATATAGAAAACTATATACCAGCCTGATTATTATCAATTAAAGTTTACGGCCTCGAATTAAGCGAATCAACACGATCACGATGGCGATAACCAATAAAATATGAATAAAACCACCAATGGTATGAGAAGACACTAGGCCTAACACCCATAAAATGAGCAAGACAACGGCAATAATTTCAAGCATGTTAAAAACCTCAAATATCAATTAATAGGACGCGGACGGCGCATGTTAATCGTTTTGAGGGTTATAGTTAAACCAATTTACGATAGCAGGCATATTTTTCTCGAAATTTCCGGGAATCGAAAAATTTAAAACGCCGGCGCGCGCAGCGCTTCGATTTTCAAAGTCGTGGGGCACACCGCCCGGCGCTAAGACAAAAGCGCCTTTGGGTGCTTCCACCCATTCACCGTTAATGAAAATTGACATAATGCCTTCCAGAACATAAAAAACGTCATCCTCATTTTCGTGTGAATGGATACCGGGACCTTTCGTATAGGGCTCTAGCCACCATTCGGAAATCGAGTATTTGCCATTTGTTTCAACATCGTCGGCTTTAAACACACTGCTTAAATTGCCCATCGAATAATGGCGACCTTCATTGGGTTGCAGGATGACAATTTGTGCGGTTTTTTTGCTCATACCATTACCGATTACTGAGAAATTATATTGTGGGAAATTATAGTTTAAGTTTTGCATGCACGAGGGTAGCTGTCTATCCCTACATTCCCAATGCGGCTTGGTAAGGGTCTATTTTCAAGAAGAGCCATAAATAGAGAGGGTTTTTAAATATCAGTAATTCCAATAACTACTATCGGAAATTGTGATTAACAAGAGAGCAGAGGCTTCTTATTATTGTAAACAAGGACAAAAGTTAGTTTTATTTTTCAGGGGGATATTTCTTAAAAATCTCTGCCATAGCTTTATTAATATGTTTAGTTATTTCTTCCAGATTTTCATCCGTACTTTCATCGGTATTGGGACTATCGACCACCGTTGGAATTTGAGAAAAGAAGCGCTAACGAGGTGCTCGTTTTATCTCGGTAACATCACGAGTAAGATCAAATGCCATTGGAGTTCATAGAAGAGGCCACAGGAGTGTGATCCATTTTAGAATAAATTGAACGGCCCATATAAAACTCTTCTGTATTTTGCCGGGGGACAATACCAATCATGTTAAATGCCATATTGGTTGCCTGCATTTCAAAATCATGTACTTTCATAGCCGGCTGGCGGGTAAGCCCACCGTTACCACCTACACACCATTGATAATACTTTTGTTGATGAAAGTTGTAGGTTCCCGACATAACTGTCTTATTGAATTGTTCTTCAAAGATTACTCTTGCCGGCGTTAGCTTCCAGTAAATTTCCATTGCTTCATTAAATTTTCCATCTAATAGCAACTTAAAATATTGGGTAAGGAATGGTTTTTCAGGCGATTGGAATACTTCATAACATCCTGCACCCATCCATTGCATTTTAAATCCTGCTGTTAGAAGAGGCGCATAGCGTTCTACCGGGCATCCTACAAGAATTTTGTCGCCTACCAAGGCATGACATTGCGCAAATAACCCCAGTTCACCCACTTTAATCGCAACTACATTTTCCAGATCAGCCACTTTTTCCAATATTTCTAACGGAAATCCGCTGGGATGAAATTTAGAAAAATGAAAATGGGGAGATGGATAAATGATTACATGCATATTTGTAGCATCGCAAAATCTTTTAGTTTGCTCATAAACTTCGGCTGCGGAGTGGGGATAAAACGAAGGTGGATATCCAAGCAAAATCCCGTTTACACCTGATTTTTCAGCATGTTCCATGAGTTCCATGTTGTCTTCAAACGAATCAAGGATCAATGAAACAGAAACCAGAATTTTCCCTTTGGCTTCATCAGCTGCAATTTCAACGAAACGCTTGGTCTCGCTTAAGGAAAGTCCTGTTTCAGTTGCGCACATGGCTGAAAAAAAGCCGTGTTTTATGCTTTGTCTTACATCCAATCGTATTCCATCTTCATCAAGATTTTTCATATCCTTGGTGAAAGAGGGGAAAAGGGTATTTTCAACACCTTTTAAATGCTCTTTTGCCCATTCTTTTAATTCTGATTTTTTTCTGTTCATTTATTTTACCTTTAAAGTACTTGGTGCGCTAATAACGCAATTTTATTGTTTTATAGGAAATTTTATTTTTTAGTTTGTGCAAAGCTGTTCTGGTCAATCCAAATCAATCACATTCATTTGAGATAACCAAAAGTTAATGAGTTATGGTTTAAAAGTCGTGTCCGATTATTGCTGAATTGGCAAACGAAAAATGAGGTGATTAAATTTTACTTTTTAGGTGGATATTTCTTAAAAATATCTGCGACAGATTGATTAATCAGTTTGGTTATTTCTTCAGGACTTTCATCGCTTATTTTGATCGTATTATTGCCGCGCCATTTTAAGGTTTCTGTTTGAGGTTCTAAAAAATCCACAATTATGCTTACATCACGTATGGTTTTGCTTTTACCTAGTGGAATACCTAATGAAATGCCCATCCCTAAACCACCGCTACCGCCACCTAAGCCAATACCACCGCGTTTATTGGATGATTCACTGGAAATAGTACTCTGGATATCTGTTCGCACTAACAAGTCAGGATTTGTTGTTGTCTCTATAAAGCCGGCATCTTTTAATTGCTGTGTGACCGCTTGTTTTGCGCGCTCATCTAATAAGGGATTTTGAGAGTTTGGAGCGGAAGCCGGAATTTTCCAGCTATAAGAATCAAACAGAGAAAAATCAGTTTGGACATCATAGTCCACCCGCGCTCTGTTGGTCTGGCAGGCGCTTAAGAATATGAAAGCTATGATCGCAAAATGATTAATTTTCAACATATCGTAATTATATATGGAGTTTAATTTATTTCTGTGCGGTACAGAACAGAGTTTAATAAAAAAATAGGGTGTTATGGTGGGATAAATTCCTTCCTTAAAAACATATAATAGCGCCTGCGGAGCTAGATAATGATAAATGCATTAAAAACGCAAGTTTGGTACGCACAGCTTACCAAACCTTTTTTTGCGCCGCCTGCTGAAATATTTGGTCCCGTATGGACGGTTCTCTATATTGTTATTGCGATTAGCTTTGGCTATGTTTTAATTCAGTTTATAAAACGTCGTTTACCTTTTTCAGTATTGTTACCGTTTATTTTAAATTTTATTTTTAATTTTACGTACCCTCCAATTCAATTTGGTTTAAAAAATAATTTTCTGGCTACTGTCGATATTATTATCGTGTTAGTGACCTTAATATGGGCAATGATTGCAATCTGGAAATATATAAAGTGGGTATCCTATGCCAACATTCCTTATTTGTTATGGGTGATTTTTGCAACCATCTTGCAAATCAGTATTACCTATTTAAATTAAGGGTTGTTGAGTCGTGTAATTATTTTTTAAAAGGGCATAATGAATAACATTGACACAGTAGTAGAGTTTTTTGCGCAACGAAATTTAAAAATTACGACAGCAGAATCGTTTACAGAGGGTTTAGCGGCGTCGTTGTTGAAAAAAGCCACTGGGTCAGAAGCGGTCTTTGAGTTTGGGTATGTTGTTTATTCAGAGCACGTAAAACATAGTTCTTTAAAAGTTTATCCAAAAAATATTTCTCTGTTGGGATTGGGCACTGAGCTGACCGCAAGAGAAATGGCTTTGGGTGCTTTAGAATTAAATAACTTCGATATGGCTCTAGCTATAACCGGATGCGCAGAATCGGAGGATGGGTTAGAAGAGGTTATGTGTTTTGCTTATGCTTTTCGTGGTAAAACGCAGATTTCTGTATTAAGTGAAGCCGTTAAGTTTAGTGGTGGTCATAACAAAATTAAACAAGCTGCTGCTGAACACGG
The nucleotide sequence above comes from Gammaproteobacteria bacterium. Encoded proteins:
- a CDS encoding CsbD family protein is translated as MNILNGDQVKAKWKQYAGDAKVAWGKLTDDELLQIEGNGQKLAGLVQERYALSREDAEKQVEDFFKKNQY
- a CDS encoding lmo0937 family membrane protein; translation: MLEIIAVVLLILWVLGLVSSHTIGGFIHILLVIAIVIVLIRLIRGRKL
- a CDS encoding cupin domain-containing protein, whose protein sequence is MSKKTAQIVILQPNEGRHYSMGNLSSVFKADDVETNGKYSISEWWLEPYTKGPGIHSHENEDDVFYVLEGIMSIFINGEWVEAPKGAFVLAPGGVPHDFENRSAARAGVLNFSIPGNFEKNMPAIVNWFNYNPQND
- a CDS encoding dihydrodipicolinate synthase family protein, with translation MNRKKSELKEWAKEHLKGVENTLFPSFTKDMKNLDEDGIRLDVRQSIKHGFFSAMCATETGLSLSETKRFVEIAADEAKGKILVSVSLILDSFEDNMELMEHAEKSGVNGILLGYPPSFYPHSAAEVYEQTKRFCDATNMHVIIYPSPHFHFSKFHPSGFPLEILEKVADLENVVAIKVGELGLFAQCHALVGDKILVGCPVERYAPLLTAGFKMQWMGAGCYEVFQSPEKPFLTQYFKLLLDGKFNEAMEIYWKLTPARVIFEEQFNKTVMSGTYNFHQQKYYQWCVGGNGGLTRQPAMKVHDFEMQATNMAFNMIGIVPRQNTEEFYMGRSIYSKMDHTPVASSMNSNGI
- a CDS encoding DUF4136 domain-containing protein, whose amino-acid sequence is MLKINHFAIIAFIFLSACQTNRARVDYDVQTDFSLFDSYSWKIPASAPNSQNPLLDERAKQAVTQQLKDAGFIETTTNPDLLVRTDIQSTISSESSNKRGGIGLGGGSGGLGMGISLGIPLGKSKTIRDVSIIVDFLEPQTETLKWRGNNTIKISDESPEEITKLINQSVADIFKKYPPKK
- a CDS encoding tryptophan-rich sensory protein is translated as MINALKTQVWYAQLTKPFFAPPAEIFGPVWTVLYIVIAISFGYVLIQFIKRRLPFSVLLPFILNFIFNFTYPPIQFGLKNNFLATVDIIIVLVTLIWAMIAIWKYIKWVSYANIPYLLWVIFATILQISITYLN
- a CDS encoding nicotinamide-nucleotide amidohydrolase family protein codes for the protein MNNIDTVVEFFAQRNLKITTAESFTEGLAASLLKKATGSEAVFEFGYVVYSEHVKHSSLKVYPKNISLLGLGTELTAREMALGALELNNFDMALAITGCAESEDGLEEVMCFAYAFRGKTQISVLSEAVKFSGGHNKIKQAAAEHGIVQLPIYYEKLQTQTTKEGKLSMITEPSWLNRLGL